One Solanum lycopersicum chromosome 4, SLM_r2.1 DNA window includes the following coding sequences:
- the LOC101055593 gene encoding RNA-dependent RNA polymerase 6 (The RefSeq protein has 4 substitutions compared to this genomic sequence) — translation MGSEDSDMNIVVTQISVGGFSNDVNAKMLSEYLEEQVGQVWRCRLKTSSTPPDSYPTYDIDVEKVRRMNNYIKVEPHAFVHFASSESAQNALAAARRDELFLEEKPLKVSLGPENTFNMNERRRTFMPYKFSDVGVEIGVLVSNDDFVVGWRGPHSGVNFLVDPFNGKCKILFTRDTAFCFKGEGKHAVIKCNFKIEFLLREINEINECKDFSSLVLLLQLASSPLVFYRTADDDIEESVAFDLLDDDDQWIRTTDITFSGAIGRFNTYRVSIRPRNGPSFKKAMNYFRESRVPVVEQGEQMLRVRNEPDFGESVSEPFFCFQNHEGISFKVLFLVNAVLHKGIVNQHQMTAEFFSLLRKHQEGVNLAALKHIFSYKRPVNDAIRKLASVQKWLFNNPNLLERTGQLDDVVEVRRLVITPTKAYCLPPTVELSNRVLRKYKHISDRFLRVTFMDEGMRNLNRNALTYYAANIVREITSSSNPQRTGIFQRVKIIVNKGFYLCGRRYSFLAFSANQLRDRSAWFFAETPEIRVTSIINWMGKFGNRNVAKCAARMGQCFSSTYATVEVLPSEVNSELPDIERNGYVFSDGIGMMTADLSIEVAAKLQLSVNPPCAYQIRYAGCKGVVACWPAEKDGIRLSLRPSMKKFDSNHTILEICSWTRLQPGFLNRQIITLLSSLEVKDEMFWEMQKEMLSKLDKILVDSDVAFDVITASCAEAGNTAAIMLSAGFKPQSEPHLRGMLASIRAAQLGDLRNKTRMFVTSGRWLMGCLDELGELEQGQCFIQVSSPSLETCFVKHGPEFSEIKKNLQVVKGLVVIAKNPCLHPGDVRILEAVDVPGLHHLYDCLVFPQKGDRPHSNEASGSDLDGDLYFVTWDENLIPPSKKSWMPMAYAPAEAKQLGRQVQHTDIIDFFLKNMVQESLGEICNAHVVHADLSEFGAMDEKCLKLAELAALAVDFPKTGKLVTMPFDLKPKMYPDFMGKEPFQSYESKKILGKLYRQVIDVYDAEGGESSGLEYVPKDIPYDTNLEIPGYEDFIDDAWNHKCSYDGQLNGLLGQYKVNGEEEVVTGHIWSMPKYSAKKQGELKERLKHAYNMLRKEFRNVFEQMEPDFDLLPIDEKNDMYERKAFAWYRVTYHPHWVTRSLELQLPDAVSNGVMLSFAWIAADYIARIKIRQRGMQNFDSTKPIDSLGRYLVNKI, via the exons ATGGGATCAGAGGGTTCTGAAAAGAATCTCGTAGTGACTCAAATTAGTGTTGGTGGGTTCAGCAATGATGTCAATGCGAAAATGCTTTCAGAATATCTGGAAGAACAAGTTGGACAAGTGTGGAGGTGTAGATTAAAGACTTCATCCACTCCTCCTGACTCTTACCCGACTTATGACATTGATGTAGAGAAAGTGCGAAGAATGAACAATTACATAAAAGTGGAACCTCATGCATTCGTTCATTTTGCATCTTCAGAGTCCGCACAGAATGCTCTTGCTGCTGCTAGGCGTGATGAACTCTTCTTAGAAGAGAAGCCTTTGAAGGTTAGTTTGGGTCCTGAGAATACCTTTAATATGAATGAGAGGAGAAGAACTTTCATGCCTTATAAGTTTTCGGACGTTGGTGTAGAAATTGGAGTACTGGTTAGTAATGATGACTTTGTGGTTGGTTGGAGGGGACCTCATTCTGGTGTTAACTTTCTTGTGGATCCATTCAATGGGAAATGCAAAATACTTTTCACAAGGGATACTGCTTTCTGTTTCAAGGGTGAAGGAAAGCATGCAGTTATAAAGTGCAATTTCAAGATTGAGTTTTTGCTGAGGGAAATCAATGAGATAAACGAATGCAAAGACTTTTCATCTTTGGTATTATTGTTGCAGCTGGCGTCATCTCCATTGGTTTTCTATAGAACTGCTGATGATGACATTGAAGAATCAGTTGCTTTTGACTTATTAGATGACGATGATCAGTGGATCCGAACCACAGATATTACATTTAGTGGAGCCATTGGTAGGTTTAATACCTACCGTGTTTCAATTCGACCTCGCAATGGTCCTAGCTTTAAGAAGGCCATGAACTATTTCAGAGAAAGTAGGGTGCCTGTGGTAGAACAGGGTGAGCAGATGCTCCGGGTGAGAAATGAGCCGGATTTTGGGGAGTCCGTCTCAGAACCTTTCTTCTGCTTTCAAAACCATGAAGGTATAAGCTTTAAGGTCTTGTTTCTGGTAAATGCGGTTTTGCACAAAGGCATAGTTAATCAGCATCAGATGACTGCTGAATTCTTTTCTTTGCTTAGAAAGCATCAGGAGGGAGTAAATTTAGCTGCACTGAAGCACATCTTTTCTTACAAAAGGCCTGTCAATGATGCTATTCGGAAGTTAGCAAGTGTACAGAAATGGCTATTTAATAATCCTAACCTTCTCGAGAGAACTGGACAGTTGGATGATGTTGTAGAGGTTAGAAGGTTGGTTATTACCCCAACCAAAGCATACTGTCTTCCGCCAACTGTGGAGCTATCCAATAGAGTCCTCAGGAAGTATAAGCATATTTCAGATCGATTTTTGCGAGTTACTTTTATGGATGAGGGCATGCGTAACCTGAACAGGAATGCTCTGACATACTATGCAGCTAATATTGTGAGAGAAATTACATCAAGTTCTAATCCCCAGAGAACTGGAATCTTCCAAAGGGTGAAAATTATTGTGAATAAAGGATTTTATCTGTGTGGTCGAAGGTATTCTTTTTTGGCTTTTTCAGCTAACCAGCTGAGGGATCGTTCTGCCTGGTTTTTTGCTGAAACCCCGGAAATTAGGGTGACCAGCATCATAAACTGGATGGGTAAGTTCGGTAACAGGAATGTTGCAAAATGTGCTGCTAGGATGGGACAGTGCTTTTCATCAACCTATGCAACAGTGGAAGTCCTTCCAAGCGAGGTTAACTCCGAGCTTCCAGATATAGAAAGAAATGGGTATGTTTTCTCTGATGGAATCGGCATGATGACAGCAGATCTATCTATAGAAGTTGCAGCGAAGTTGCAATTAAGTGTCAATCCTCCTTGTGCTTATCAGATAAGGTATGCTGGTTGTAAAGGTGTTGTTGCATGTTGGCCGGCGGAGAAAGATGGTATCCGCCTTTCTCTGAGACCAAGTATGAAGAAATTTGACTCAAATCACACTATCCTTGAAATCTGCTCTTGGACGAGATTACAGCCTGGTTTTCTGAACCGGCAAATAATAACCTTGCTCTCATCCTTGGAAGTTAAAGATGAAATGTTTTGGGAAATGCAGAAAGAAATGTTATCAAAGTTGGATAAGATACTTGTGGATTCGGACGTGGCTTTTGATGTGATTACAGCTTCATGTGCCGAGGCAGGAAATACAGCGGCTATAATGTTGAGTGCAGGGTTTAAACCTCAAAGTGAACCTCATTTGAGAGGGATGTTGGCTAGCATTAGAGCTGCTCAGCTTGGCGACCTCAGGAATAAGACAAGGATGTTTGTTACTTCAGGAAGGTGGTTGATGGGCTGTTTGGATGAATTAGGTGAACTTGAGCAAGGCCAATGCTTTATTCAAGTGTCAAGCCCTTCTTTGGAGACCTGTTTTGTTAAGCATGGTCCAGAGTTTTctgaaatcaagaaaaatcttcAAGTAGTAAAGGGCCTTGTTGTAATTGCAAAGAACCCGTGTCTTCATCCCGGGGATGTGAGGATTCTGGAGGCTGTAGATGTTCCTGGTTTACACCATCTCTATGATTGTCTGGTCTTCCCTCAGAAAGGGGATAGGCCACATTCAAATGAAGCATCAGGGAGTGACCTTGATGGTGATCTCTACTTTGTGACTTGGGATGAAAATCTCATTCCACCCAGTAAGAAAAGCTGGATGCCAATGGCCTATGCACCTGCAGAAGCCAAACAGTTGGGTCGTCAAGTTCAACATACG GACATAATagattttttcttaaagaaCATGGTCCAAGAGAGTCTAGGAGAAATCTGCAACGCACATGTGGTTCATGCTGACCTCAGTGAATTTGGAGCTATGGATGAGAAGTGCCTTAAATTGGCAGAACTTGCTGCTCTAGCCGTTGATTTCCCCAAAACTGGAAAACTTGTCACCATGCCATTTGACCTCAAACCAAAAATGTATCCCGACTTCATGGGGAAAGAGCCGTTTCAATCATACGAGTCAAAGAAAATTTTGGGTAAATTATATAGGCAAGTGATAGATGTATATGATGCAGAGGGTGGAGAATCTTCTGGACTTGAGTATGTCCCTAAAGACATCCCATATGACACTAATCTTGAGATTCCGGGATACGAAGATTTCATAGATGATGCATGGAACCACAAATGTTCTTATGATGGTCAGTTGAATGGTCTTCTAGGACAATACAAAGTAAACGGGGAGGAAGAGGTGGTTACTGGACATATATGGTCCATGCCAAAGTACAGTGCTAAGAAGCAAGGGGAATTAAAAGAGAGGCTGAAACACGCATATAATATGTTGAGGAAGGAGTTCAGGAATGTTTTCGAGCAAATGGAGCCTGATTTTGATCTGCTTCCCATTGATGAgaagaatgatatgtatgaaaGAAAGGCATTTGCGTGGTATCGGGTCACCTACCATCCTCATTGGGTGACTAGATCACTAGAGCTGCAATTGCCAGATGCTGTTTCAAATGGTGTTATGTTAAGTTTTGCTTGGATTGCAGCAGATTACATTGCTCGAATTAAAATTAGACAACGGGGAATGCAAAATTTTGACTCTACCAAGCCTATCGATTCTCTTGGAAGGTACCTTGTTAACAAGATATAA
- the LOC101055593 gene encoding RNA-dependent RNA polymerase 6 isoform X1, with the protein MGSEGSEKNLVVTQISVGGFSNDVNAKMLSEYLEEQVGQVWRCRLKTSSTPPDSYPTYDIDVEKVRRMNNYIKVEPHAFVHFASSESAQNALAAARRDELFLEEKPLKVSLGPENTFNMNERRRTFMPYKFSDVGVEIGVLVSNDDFVVGWRGPHSGVNFLVDPFNGKCKILFTRDTAFCFKGEGKHAVIKCNFKIEFLLREINEINECKDFSSLVLLLQLASSPLVFYRTADDDIEESVAFDLLDDDDQWIRTTDITFSGAIGRFNTYRVSIRPRNGPSFKKAMNYFRESRVPVVEQGEQMLRVRNEPDFGESVSEPFFCFQNHEGISFKVLFLVNAVLHKGIVNQHQMTAEFFSLLRKHQEGVNLAALKHIFSYKRPVNDAIRKLASVQKWLFNNPNLLERTGQLDDVVEVRRLVITPTKAYCLPPTVELSNRVLRKYKHISDRFLRVTFMDEGMRNLNRNALTYYAANIVREITSSSNPQRTGIFQRVKIIVNKGFYLCGRRYSFLAFSANQLRDRSAWFFAETPEIRVTSIINWMGKFGNRNVAKCAARMGQCFSSTYATVEVLPSEVNSELPDIERNGYVFSDGIGMMTADLSIEVAAKLQLSVNPPCAYQIRYAGCKGVVACWPAEKDGIRLSLRPSMKKFDSNHTILEICSWTRLQPGFLNRQIITLLSSLEVKDEMFWEMQKEMLSKLDKILVDSDVAFDVITASCAEAGNTAAIMLSAGFKPQSEPHLRGMLASIRAAQLGDLRNKTRMFVTSGRWLMGCLDELGELEQGQCFIQVSSPSLETCFVKHGPEFSEIKKNLQVVKGLVVIAKNPCLHPGDVRILEAVDVPGLHHLYDCLVFPQKGDRPHSNEASGSDLDGDLYFVTWDENLIPPSKKSWMPMAYAPAEAKQLGRQVQHTDIIDFFLKNMVQESLGEICNAHVVHADLSEFGAMDEKCLKLAELAALAVDFPKTGKLVTMPFDLKPKMYPDFMGKEPFQSYESKKILGKLYRQVIDVYDAEGGESSGLEYVPKDIPYDTNLEIPGYEDFIDDAWNHKCSYDGQLNGLLGQYKVNGEEEVVTGHIWSMPKYSAKKQGELKERLKHAYNMLRKEFRNVFEQMEPDFDLLPIDEKNDMYERKAFAWYRVTYHPHWVTRSLELQLPDAVSNGVMLSFAWIAADYIARIKIRQRGMQNFDSTKPIDSLGRYLVNKI; encoded by the exons ATGGGATCAGAGGGTTCTGAAAAGAATCTCGTAGTGACTCAAATTAGTGTTGGTGGGTTCAGCAATGATGTCAATGCGAAAATGCTTTCAGAATATCTGGAAGAACAAGTTGGACAAGTGTGGAGGTGTAGATTAAAGACTTCATCCACTCCTCCTGACTCTTACCCGACTTATGACATTGATGTAGAGAAAGTGCGAAGAATGAACAATTACATAAAAGTGGAACCTCATGCATTCGTTCATTTTGCATCTTCAGAGTCCGCACAGAATGCTCTTGCTGCTGCTAGGCGTGATGAACTCTTCTTAGAAGAGAAGCCTTTGAAGGTTAGTTTGGGTCCTGAGAATACCTTTAATATGAATGAGAGGAGAAGAACTTTCATGCCTTATAAGTTTTCGGACGTTGGTGTAGAAATTGGAGTACTGGTTAGTAATGATGACTTTGTGGTTGGTTGGAGGGGACCTCATTCTGGTGTTAACTTTCTTGTGGATCCATTCAATGGGAAATGCAAAATACTTTTCACAAGGGATACTGCTTTCTGTTTCAAGGGTGAAGGAAAGCATGCAGTTATAAAGTGCAATTTCAAGATTGAGTTTTTGCTGAGGGAAATCAATGAGATAAACGAATGCAAAGACTTTTCATCTTTGGTATTATTGTTGCAGCTGGCGTCATCTCCATTGGTTTTCTATAGAACTGCTGATGATGACATTGAAGAATCAGTTGCTTTTGACTTATTAGATGACGATGATCAGTGGATCCGAACCACAGATATTACATTTAGTGGAGCCATTGGTAGGTTTAATACCTACCGTGTTTCAATTCGACCTCGCAATGGTCCTAGCTTTAAGAAGGCCATGAACTATTTCAGAGAAAGTAGGGTGCCTGTGGTAGAACAGGGTGAGCAGATGCTCCGGGTGAGAAATGAGCCGGATTTTGGGGAGTCCGTCTCAGAACCTTTCTTCTGCTTTCAAAACCATGAAGGTATAAGCTTTAAGGTCTTGTTTCTGGTAAATGCGGTTTTGCACAAAGGCATAGTTAATCAGCATCAGATGACTGCTGAATTCTTTTCTTTGCTTAGAAAGCATCAGGAGGGAGTAAATTTAGCTGCACTGAAGCACATCTTTTCTTACAAAAGGCCTGTCAATGATGCTATTCGGAAGTTAGCAAGTGTACAGAAATGGCTATTTAATAATCCTAACCTTCTCGAGAGAACTGGACAGTTGGATGATGTTGTAGAGGTTAGAAGGTTGGTTATTACCCCAACCAAAGCATACTGTCTTCCGCCAACTGTGGAGCTATCCAATAGAGTCCTCAGGAAGTATAAGCATATTTCAGATCGATTTTTGCGAGTTACTTTTATGGATGAGGGCATGCGTAACCTGAACAGGAATGCTCTGACATACTATGCAGCTAATATTGTGAGAGAAATTACATCAAGTTCTAATCCCCAGAGAACTGGAATCTTCCAAAGGGTGAAAATTATTGTGAATAAAGGATTTTATCTGTGTGGTCGAAGGTATTCTTTTTTGGCTTTTTCAGCTAACCAGCTGAGGGATCGTTCTGCCTGGTTTTTTGCTGAAACCCCGGAAATTAGGGTGACCAGCATCATAAACTGGATGGGTAAGTTCGGTAACAGGAATGTTGCAAAATGTGCTGCTAGGATGGGACAGTGCTTTTCATCAACCTATGCAACAGTGGAAGTCCTTCCAAGCGAGGTTAACTCCGAGCTTCCAGATATAGAAAGAAATGGGTATGTTTTCTCTGATGGAATCGGCATGATGACAGCAGATCTATCTATAGAAGTTGCAGCGAAGTTGCAATTAAGTGTCAATCCTCCTTGTGCTTATCAGATAAGGTATGCTGGTTGTAAAGGTGTTGTTGCATGTTGGCCGGCGGAGAAAGATGGTATCCGCCTTTCTCTGAGACCAAGTATGAAGAAATTTGACTCAAATCACACTATCCTTGAAATCTGCTCTTGGACGAGATTACAGCCTGGTTTTCTGAACCGGCAAATAATAACCTTGCTCTCATCCTTGGAAGTTAAAGATGAAATGTTTTGGGAAATGCAGAAAGAAATGTTATCAAAGTTGGATAAGATACTTGTGGATTCGGACGTGGCTTTTGATGTGATTACAGCTTCATGTGCCGAGGCAGGAAATACAGCGGCTATAATGTTGAGTGCAGGGTTTAAACCTCAAAGTGAACCTCATTTGAGAGGGATGTTGGCTAGCATTAGAGCTGCTCAGCTTGGCGACCTCAGGAATAAGACAAGGATGTTTGTTACTTCAGGAAGGTGGTTGATGGGCTGTTTGGATGAATTAGGTGAACTTGAGCAAGGCCAATGCTTTATTCAAGTGTCAAGCCCTTCTTTGGAGACCTGTTTTGTTAAGCATGGTCCAGAGTTTTctgaaatcaagaaaaatcttcAAGTAGTAAAGGGCCTTGTTGTAATTGCAAAGAACCCGTGTCTTCATCCCGGGGATGTGAGGATTCTGGAGGCTGTAGATGTTCCTGGTTTACACCATCTCTATGATTGTCTGGTCTTCCCTCAGAAAGGGGATAGGCCACATTCAAATGAAGCATCAGGGAGTGACCTTGATGGTGATCTCTACTTTGTGACTTGGGATGAAAATCTCATTCCACCCAGTAAGAAAAGCTGGATGCCAATGGCCTATGCACCTGCAGAAGCCAAACAGTTGGGTCGTCAAGTTCAACATACG GACATAATagattttttcttaaagaaCATGGTCCAAGAGAGTCTAGGAGAAATCTGCAACGCACATGTGGTTCATGCTGACCTCAGTGAATTTGGAGCTATGGATGAGAAGTGCCTTAAATTGGCAGAACTTGCTGCTCTAGCCGTTGATTTCCCCAAAACTGGAAAACTTGTCACCATGCCATTTGACCTCAAACCAAAAATGTATCCCGACTTCATGGGGAAAGAGCCGTTTCAATCATACGAGTCAAAGAAAATTTTGGGTAAATTATATAGGCAAGTGATAGATGTATATGATGCAGAGGGTGGAGAATCTTCTGGACTTGAGTATGTCCCTAAAGACATCCCATATGACACTAATCTTGAGATTCCGGGATACGAAGATTTCATAGATGATGCATGGAACCACAAATGTTCTTATGATGGTCAGTTGAATGGTCTTCTAGGACAATACAAAGTAAACGGGGAGGAAGAGGTGGTTACTGGACATATATGGTCCATGCCAAAGTACAGTGCTAAGAAGCAAGGGGAATTAAAAGAGAGGCTGAAACACGCATATAATATGTTGAGGAAGGAGTTCAGGAATGTTTTCGAGCAAATGGAGCCTGATTTTGATCTGCTTCCCATTGATGAgaagaatgatatgtatgaaaGAAAGGCATTTGCGTGGTATCGGGTCACCTACCATCCTCATTGGGTGACTAGATCACTAGAGCTGCAATTGCCAGATGCTGTTTCAAATGGTGTTATGTTAAGTTTTGCTTGGATTGCAGCAGATTACATTGCTCGAATTAAAATTAGACAACGGGGAATGCAAAATTTTGACTCTACCAAGCCTATCGATTCTCTTGGAAGGTACCTTGTTAACAAGATATAA
- the LOC101257653 gene encoding two-pore potassium channel 1-like: MANGDVEEPLLRGNANSSIRFSDVNSFKRRRSQSSSTCCTISHTQINNEEPPHYPEFISTKSFRLRDVLLFLFVYIGVGAICFFIISDQIEGKKTNGILDAIYLCIVTMTTVGYGDLVPKSILAKFLACVYVFTGMALVGFVLSKAADSFLERQQIMFLKAIKMRKDSIVSSTEVLKEVETNIEKYKLLSTLALLVVLTMLGTIFLCQVEDLNLFDAFYCVCATITTLGYGDKSFSTKWGRLFASFWILMSTICLGQLFYSLAELYTEQRRKSMIKWALTRELTNSDLQAADLDHDSEVSAAEFIVYKLKELGKITEEDISIVMESFKLLDVDHSGTLTENDIALLQSSSQSKS, from the exons ATGGCGAATGGCGATGTTGAAGAGCCTCTACTACGAGGCAATGCAAATTCATCGATTCGATTTAGTGATGTGAACTCATTTAAGCGAAGGCGGTCTCAATCTAGCAGCACTTGTTGTACTATTAGTCATACACAGATAAATAATGAGGAACCCCCTCATTACCCTGAGTTCATTTCAACAAAGAGTTTTAGACTCAGAGATGTACTCTTGTTCTTGTTTGTTTATATAGGAGTCGGAGCGATTTGCTTCTTCATCATAAGCGATCAAATCGAGGGAAAAAAGACTAATGGGATTCTTGATGCTATATACTTGTGTATTGTTACAATGACTACTGTTGGATATGGTGATCTTGTTCCTAAAAGCATCTTAGCTAAGTTTCTCGCGTGTGTTTATGTGTTCACCGGTATGGCTCTTGTTGGATTTGTTCTGAGTAAAGCAGCAGATAGTTTTCTTGAGAGGCAACAAATCATGTTTCTCAAAGCCATAAAGATGAGGAAAGATAGTATTGTTAGTTCAACAGAGGTTTTGAAAGAGGTAGAAACGAACATCGAAAAGTACAAACTGTTAAGTACTTTGGCACTTCTTGTTGTACTTACTATGCTTGGAACAATTTTTCTATGCCAAGTTGAGGATTTGAATTTGTTTGATGCTTTTTATTGTGTTTGTGCTACTATTACTACACTGGGGTATGGAGATAAGAGTTTCTCGACGAAATGGGGGCGTTTATTTGCTTCTTTTTGGATATTGATGAGCACAATTTGTTTGGGACAGTTATTTTACTCCCTTGCTGAGTTATATACAGAACAAAGGCGaaaatctatgatcaaatggGCTCTAACTCGCGAGTTGACAAATTCAGACCTCCAGGCTGCAGATCTTGATCATGACAGTGAAGTGAG CGCTGCAGAATTCATCGTCTATAAACTTAAAGAGTTGGGGAAGATAACTGAGGAAGACATCTCTATAGTGATGGAGAGTTTCAAATTACTTGATGTTGATCATTCAGGCACATTGACTGAAAATGATATTGCACTTTTGCAGTCGTCGTCTCAATCCAAAAGCTGA